Proteins found in one Streptococcus anginosus subsp. whileyi MAS624 genomic segment:
- the pepV gene encoding dipeptidase PepV: protein MMIDFKAEVEKRRDALLNDLFSLLEINSERDDTKADKEHPFGPGPVKALEKFLELAARDSYSTKNVDNYAGHFEYGEGAEVLGIFAHMDVVPAGSGWDTDPYTPTIKDGKLYARGASDDKGPTMACYYGLKIIKELGLPTSKKVRFVVGTDEESGWADMDYYFKHVGLPEPDFGFSPDAEFPIINGEKGNITEYLHFAGENGGAARLHSFTGGLRENMVPESATAVVSGNVPNLVDKLNEFAKEHGLRFEYQELPSGQITITIVGKSAHGASPQSGVNGATYLAKFLTQFDFADSAKDYLEVAGNILLEDHAGKALKVDYVDEKMGALSMNAGVFRFDEASNDNTIALNFRYPQGTNPEMIKSKLENLPVEKVTLSEHEHVPHYVPMEDPLVKTLLDVYEKQTGLKGYEQIIGGGTFGRLLKRGVAYGAMFPGYTDTMHQANEFIEVEDLFRAAAIYAEAIYELIK, encoded by the coding sequence ATGATGATTGATTTTAAAGCAGAAGTTGAAAAACGTCGCGATGCTCTGTTGAATGACTTGTTTAGCCTTTTGGAAATTAACTCTGAGCGAGATGACACGAAAGCAGATAAAGAACATCCTTTTGGGCCTGGACCTGTTAAGGCTTTGGAAAAATTCTTAGAATTAGCTGCGCGTGATAGTTATTCAACGAAGAATGTGGACAATTATGCAGGGCATTTTGAATATGGCGAAGGAGCTGAAGTTCTTGGAATTTTTGCACACATGGATGTGGTACCGGCTGGAAGCGGTTGGGATACAGATCCTTATACACCAACAATTAAAGATGGAAAACTCTATGCGCGTGGTGCGAGTGATGACAAAGGGCCAACGATGGCTTGCTATTATGGACTGAAAATTATCAAAGAATTAGGCTTGCCGACATCTAAGAAGGTTCGTTTTGTAGTTGGTACAGATGAGGAATCCGGCTGGGCTGATATGGACTATTATTTCAAACACGTTGGTCTGCCAGAGCCAGACTTTGGCTTTTCGCCAGATGCAGAATTTCCGATTATCAATGGTGAAAAAGGAAACATCACTGAATATCTTCATTTTGCAGGGGAAAATGGCGGAGCTGCGCGCTTGCATAGCTTTACTGGCGGACTTCGTGAAAATATGGTTCCTGAATCTGCAACAGCAGTGGTATCAGGAAATGTGCCAAATCTTGTAGATAAATTGAACGAATTTGCAAAAGAACACGGACTTCGATTTGAATACCAAGAATTACCGAGTGGTCAAATAACAATTACGATTGTTGGGAAATCCGCTCACGGAGCATCTCCACAATCCGGTGTCAATGGCGCGACTTATCTGGCGAAATTCTTGACCCAGTTTGATTTTGCAGATTCTGCTAAAGACTATCTTGAAGTGGCTGGAAACATTCTTTTAGAAGACCATGCAGGAAAAGCTTTAAAAGTGGATTATGTAGATGAAAAAATGGGTGCTCTTTCTATGAATGCTGGGGTTTTCCGCTTCGATGAAGCAAGCAACGACAACACCATTGCTCTTAATTTCCGTTATCCACAAGGAACCAATCCAGAAATGATCAAATCTAAATTGGAAAACTTGCCAGTAGAAAAGGTGACATTGTCCGAGCACGAGCATGTTCCCCACTATGTTCCAATGGAAGATCCGCTTGTGAAGACACTTTTAGATGTGTATGAAAAGCAAACAGGTCTGAAAGGTTATGAGCAAATCATTGGTGGAGGAACGTTTGGTCGTCTCTTGAAACGCGGTGTTGCTTATGGTGCTATGTTCCCAGGCTATACAGATACCATGCACCAAGCAAATGAATTTATAGAGGTAGAAGATCTTTTCCGTGCAGCAGCTATTTATGCTGAAGCAATTTATGAACTGATTAAATAA
- a CDS encoding SDR family oxidoreductase encodes MIYTITSATGQLGQKVVAEARKHLNSNEIRLSVRSPKKASQYVTAGIDVRAADYLDVDSMVEAWRGTDVLIYIPSISHPSIVRVPEFENSVIAAERAGVKHFIFVGFFADQVNSPFHMAAFFAYANTRLASAGFSYSIIKNAMYADPLVPYLPELIERKAVIYPMGNAKMSFVSREDSAEAIVKLAMLPALQGKTYVLTQERNYTMLELANLLSEVSGHEIGYQPVTVEEFAALYDQPKGFGVVLASLYQAGSQGCLDIVTDDFRTITGRQATDLKSYMKKNYQK; translated from the coding sequence ATGATTTACACAATTACGAGTGCGACAGGTCAATTGGGGCAAAAGGTTGTTGCTGAGGCACGAAAACATTTAAATTCTAATGAAATTCGGCTATCTGTTCGAAGTCCCAAAAAAGCAAGTCAATATGTAACAGCAGGGATTGATGTTAGAGCAGCTGATTATTTAGATGTGGATTCTATGGTCGAGGCTTGGCGTGGAACGGATGTTTTGATTTACATTCCAAGTATTTCCCATCCAAGCATTGTGCGTGTGCCAGAATTTGAAAATTCGGTCATTGCAGCAGAAAGAGCTGGAGTTAAGCACTTTATCTTTGTTGGATTTTTCGCCGATCAAGTCAATAGTCCATTTCACATGGCAGCTTTCTTTGCTTATGCCAATACTCGTCTAGCGTCGGCTGGATTTTCTTACAGCATTATCAAAAATGCTATGTATGCTGATCCATTGGTGCCTTATTTACCTGAGTTAATAGAGCGCAAGGCTGTTATTTATCCAATGGGAAATGCCAAAATGAGCTTTGTTTCGCGGGAAGATAGTGCAGAAGCTATTGTCAAACTGGCTATGTTACCTGCCTTACAGGGAAAGACGTATGTTTTGACTCAAGAACGCAATTACACAATGTTGGAGCTGGCTAATCTTTTGTCCGAGGTTTCTGGTCACGAGATTGGCTACCAACCAGTGACGGTTGAGGAATTTGCTGCCCTTTATGATCAACCAAAAGGTTTCGGTGTTGTGCTGGCTTCTCTTTATCAAGCTGGAAGTCAAGGCTGTCTGGATATTGTGACAGATGATTTTCGGACAATCACAGGACGGCAGGCAACTGATTTGAAAAGCTATATGAAGAAGAATTATCAAAAATAG
- a CDS encoding ABC transporter ATP-binding protein, translated as MIEYKNVSKSYGNQDIIKQLDLKIEDGAFLTIVGTSGSGKTTLLKMINGLVKPNQGQILINGQDVQDTDLIELRRNIGYSIQGNGLFPHLTVAENIAYVLNLQKKNQVEIERVVDEKLAMLGLDTQLKNRYPAALSGGQAQRVGIARALAATPNILLMDEPFGAVDAITRYQLQRELKLLHEETGITVVFITHDIAEALKLGTKILVLDKGEIQQYGTPQEIKMQPANDFVKKLLELAS; from the coding sequence ATGATTGAATATAAAAATGTCAGTAAATCATATGGAAATCAAGACATTATTAAACAATTGGATTTGAAAATTGAAGACGGTGCCTTTCTGACGATTGTAGGAACTTCTGGTTCAGGCAAAACGACATTGTTAAAGATGATAAATGGTTTGGTCAAGCCGAATCAAGGGCAAATCCTTATCAATGGTCAAGATGTGCAGGACACGGATTTGATTGAATTGCGGCGAAACATCGGTTATTCGATTCAAGGAAATGGGCTTTTTCCGCATTTGACAGTTGCCGAGAATATCGCTTATGTGTTGAATTTACAAAAGAAAAATCAAGTGGAAATAGAGAGAGTTGTAGATGAAAAGTTAGCCATGCTTGGTTTGGATACCCAGCTAAAAAATCGCTATCCAGCAGCTTTGTCTGGTGGGCAGGCGCAACGAGTGGGGATTGCCCGTGCACTAGCTGCAACGCCTAATATTTTGCTAATGGATGAGCCGTTTGGAGCAGTGGATGCTATTACGCGCTATCAGTTACAGCGTGAATTAAAGTTACTGCATGAAGAAACCGGAATTACAGTTGTGTTTATCACACACGATATAGCAGAAGCTTTGAAACTAGGTACGAAAATCCTCGTTTTAGATAAGGGAGAAATCCAGCAATATGGCACGCCGCAGGAAATAAAAATGCAGCCTGCAAATGATTTTGTCAAAAAATTACTAGAATTAGCAAGCTAA
- the ldcB gene encoding LD-carboxypeptidase LdcB/DacB — protein MKKRIGILLVASLFLLTACGGKKTNVETKQEGKATSAKVASSEQAKKKAKVHYNGSCYSVKGKYDEIVIANKHYPLSSDYNPGENPTAKAKLLELIATMQSEGYPISHQYSGFRSYQTQVTLYQNYVNQDGKEAADRYSARPGYSEHQTGLAFDLIGTDGNLVTEEKASRWLLKHAAEYGFVVRYLNGKEDKTGYMPEQWHLRYVGKEAKEIADSGLSLEEYFGFSGGDYKD, from the coding sequence ATGAAAAAAAGGATTGGGATTTTATTAGTAGCGAGTTTGTTTCTTTTGACAGCTTGTGGGGGAAAGAAAACGAATGTGGAAACGAAACAAGAAGGAAAAGCAACGTCTGCAAAAGTTGCGTCCTCTGAGCAAGCAAAGAAAAAAGCAAAAGTTCATTATAATGGCTCTTGCTATAGTGTAAAAGGAAAATACGATGAAATTGTCATCGCAAATAAACATTATCCATTATCTTCAGATTACAATCCCGGTGAAAATCCTACTGCTAAAGCAAAATTGCTGGAGTTGATTGCGACCATGCAAAGTGAAGGCTATCCTATCAGTCATCAATATAGCGGTTTCCGTAGTTATCAAACGCAGGTTACTCTTTATCAAAATTATGTCAATCAAGACGGGAAAGAAGCAGCAGATCGTTATTCTGCCCGACCTGGCTATAGTGAACACCAAACAGGCTTGGCATTTGACTTGATTGGCACAGACGGAAATCTAGTAACAGAAGAAAAGGCAAGTCGATGGCTTTTGAAACATGCAGCTGAATATGGATTTGTCGTGCGCTATCTAAATGGTAAAGAAGACAAAACTGGATATATGCCAGAGCAATGGCATCTGCGTTATGTTGGGAAAGAAGCAAAAGAGATTGCGGATTCAGGACTATCTTTAGAAGAGTATTTCGGCTTTTCCGGGGGAGATTATAAGGATTAA
- a CDS encoding AAA family ATPase, translating into MSAGEINFIRLFSNTLFSQQQFNDIKDYIFLIDEIEMGMHLEWSRKLIDNFIEFLKRKRQREDVSLQLVFTTHSPYMLSDIKPGNVIMLEKNQKTGYSEVEILENTFAKNIQEIMKENLIDNIYGDFALAKINSMIDRLNGEEKQEGNEDEKLLKEIYLISEPILRNKLLEMYDKKYKTVESSIDKQLNQLNLDAKQRTEVRKMIEENNKK; encoded by the coding sequence ATGTCAGCAGGTGAAATAAATTTCATCAGATTGTTTTCAAATACCCTGTTTTCTCAACAACAGTTTAATGATATCAAAGACTATATTTTTTTAATTGATGAAATAGAAATGGGAATGCATTTAGAATGGTCTCGAAAATTAATTGATAACTTTATTGAGTTCTTGAAAAGAAAAAGACAGCGAGAAGATGTAAGTTTACAGCTTGTCTTCACAACTCACTCTCCCTACATGCTTTCGGATATTAAACCAGGCAATGTAATTATGCTTGAAAAGAATCAAAAAACTGGCTATTCAGAAGTTGAGATTTTAGAAAATACTTTTGCTAAGAACATTCAAGAAATCATGAAGGAAAATTTGATTGATAACATTTATGGTGATTTTGCCTTAGCAAAGATTAATTCTATGATTGATAGACTAAACGGAGAAGAGAAACAGGAAGGAAACGAAGACGAGAAACTCTTAAAAGAAATTTATTTGATCAGCGAGCCTATTCTTCGTAATAAATTATTAGAGATGTATGATAAAAAGTATAAGACAGTGGAGTCCAGCATTGATAAGCAATTGAATCAACTTAATCTTGATGCTAAACAACGTACGGAGGTTAGAAAAATGATTGAAGAGAATAATAAAAAATAG
- a CDS encoding glycine betaine ABC transporter substrate-binding protein: MNELIKLVTNQWQFLFSLVWDHIWISGLSILLALILGVGLGIFISFKKSWAGVVIGIVNILYTIPSIALLGILISITGIGNKTAIVALTLYALLPMVRSTYTGITGVDPLLVEAAEGMGSTRKQILTKVQLPLAFPVMMSGFRNMVTMTIALAGIASFVGAGGLGVAIYRGITTNNQTLTLVGSVLVALLALVFDFLLSLVEKSILNHKKVSKKWLSIVGFIALLAAGTIAFFQMNPMGGTVKIATKPQTENYILGEMQKQVIEEDTNLKVKMTKGVGGGTSNIHPAMVKGEFDIYAEYTGTIWEVILKKSGSYDESQFKTLESQYRKKYQLAWANTFGFNNTYGLAIRKDVAEKYNIKTFSDLAKASPHLTFGAEYDFFGREDGFARLQSTYGMKFKSQVDMDSGLKYQAIKSRKVDAIDIFTTDGQLYGANLVVLKDDKKIYPSYQAGTVVREATLKKYPQLKKALAKLDGILTDSKMAELNHKVENDKEEPAKVAHDYLVEKGILKK, translated from the coding sequence ATGAACGAGTTAATCAAATTAGTTACCAATCAATGGCAGTTTCTATTTAGTCTGGTGTGGGATCATATCTGGATATCGGGCTTGTCTATCTTGCTTGCTTTAATTTTGGGAGTTGGGCTTGGAATTTTCATCAGTTTCAAAAAAAGCTGGGCTGGTGTCGTTATCGGAATAGTGAATATTCTTTATACAATTCCCTCTATTGCCCTTTTAGGGATTTTGATTTCAATTACAGGAATTGGTAACAAGACAGCAATTGTAGCTTTAACCTTGTATGCACTGTTACCCATGGTACGGAGCACTTATACAGGGATTACAGGTGTTGATCCACTTCTCGTTGAAGCAGCAGAAGGAATGGGTTCTACTCGCAAGCAGATTTTAACCAAGGTTCAATTGCCACTTGCCTTTCCGGTCATGATGTCTGGGTTTCGCAATATGGTGACGATGACCATTGCACTAGCCGGGATTGCCTCTTTCGTCGGTGCTGGCGGTCTGGGGGTTGCAATCTACCGTGGGATTACGACTAATAACCAAACCCTAACTTTGGTCGGAAGTGTTTTAGTAGCTTTGTTGGCGCTGGTCTTTGATTTTCTCCTTTCTTTGGTCGAAAAATCAATCTTAAACCATAAAAAAGTATCCAAAAAATGGCTGTCTATTGTAGGCTTCATAGCTCTATTGGCGGCAGGAACAATCGCATTTTTCCAAATGAATCCAATGGGTGGAACGGTCAAAATTGCGACCAAGCCACAGACAGAAAACTATATCTTAGGGGAAATGCAAAAGCAAGTTATTGAAGAAGACACCAATCTGAAGGTCAAAATGACCAAAGGTGTTGGTGGTGGTACCTCAAATATTCATCCAGCAATGGTTAAAGGTGAATTTGATATTTATGCTGAATACACCGGTACAATTTGGGAAGTTATTCTGAAGAAATCAGGCTCGTATGATGAAAGTCAGTTTAAGACGCTTGAAAGTCAATACCGCAAGAAATATCAACTTGCATGGGCAAATACATTTGGCTTTAATAACACATATGGTTTAGCTATTCGCAAGGATGTAGCAGAAAAATATAATATTAAAACCTTTAGTGATTTAGCCAAAGCTAGTCCTCATTTAACTTTTGGTGCGGAGTATGATTTCTTTGGTCGTGAAGACGGTTTTGCACGTTTGCAATCTACCTATGGTATGAAGTTCAAGTCTCAAGTGGACATGGATAGCGGATTGAAATATCAGGCTATCAAATCCAGAAAAGTTGATGCGATTGATATTTTTACCACAGATGGACAGCTTTATGGTGCCAATCTAGTGGTTTTGAAAGATGATAAAAAAATCTATCCTTCTTATCAGGCAGGAACAGTTGTTCGAGAAGCCACTCTAAAAAAATACCCACAATTGAAAAAAGCATTGGCAAAATTAGACGGTATTTTAACAGATAGTAAAATGGCAGAATTGAACCACAAAGTAGAAAACGACAAAGAAGAGCCGGCTAAAGTTGCTCATGACTATCTTGTAGAGAAAGGAATTTTGAAGAAATGA
- a CDS encoding AraC family ligand binding domain-containing protein, which translates to MKIYTMNPTIDVVETPVEETSRIIRHLHLGEGKTIPEHKADALVTVVCLEGKVDFTASGQTVQLVPESFLTMEPNEPHSLYGVKDSHVLVIQQLKY; encoded by the coding sequence ATGAAAATATACACAATGAACCCTACTATTGATGTCGTGGAAACACCTGTTGAAGAAACTAGCCGCATCATCCGTCACCTTCACTTAGGAGAAGGAAAAACGATTCCTGAACACAAGGCTGATGCTTTGGTGACTGTTGTCTGTCTAGAGGGAAAGGTTGATTTTACAGCATCTGGTCAAACAGTCCAACTCGTTCCCGAAAGTTTTTTAACCATGGAACCCAATGAGCCTCATAGTTTATATGGTGTGAAAGATAGCCATGTATTGGTTATTCAACAATTAAAATACTGA
- a CDS encoding uracil-DNA glycosylase family protein, whose translation METLEDIKKAIMADSQNQAYTKRGIEPLFAAPKTARINIVGQAPGIKAQETRLYWNDKSGDRLREWMGVDYDTFYHSGYFAAIPMDFYFPGHGKSGDLPPRKGFAEKWHQPILDLLPDLELTILIGQYAQKYYLHQKGTVKLTDTVKHYQDYLPEFFPLVHPSPRNQIWMAKNLWFAETVIPDLRERVQKIIS comes from the coding sequence ATGGAAACGCTAGAAGACATTAAGAAAGCTATTATGGCTGATTCACAAAATCAAGCATATACAAAGCGAGGAATTGAGCCACTTTTTGCAGCGCCTAAAACGGCACGTATCAATATTGTCGGTCAAGCACCGGGCATCAAAGCGCAGGAAACGCGCTTGTACTGGAATGATAAGAGCGGTGATCGCTTGCGTGAATGGATGGGGGTTGACTATGATACTTTTTATCATTCAGGTTATTTTGCTGCGATTCCAATGGACTTTTATTTCCCAGGTCATGGAAAGTCAGGGGATTTACCGCCGCGCAAGGGCTTTGCTGAAAAATGGCATCAGCCGATTTTAGACTTGCTACCAGATCTTGAATTGACCATTCTAATTGGTCAGTATGCTCAAAAATACTACCTTCATCAAAAAGGAACTGTAAAACTAACTGATACAGTAAAACATTATCAAGATTACCTGCCAGAATTTTTCCCGCTTGTCCACCCCTCACCGCGAAATCAAATTTGGATGGCTAAGAATCTTTGGTTTGCAGAAACCGTAATTCCTGATTTAAGGGAACGAGTACAAAAGATTATTTCATAG
- a CDS encoding nitroreductase family protein translates to MKFLELNKKRHATKHFSDKAVDPKDVRTAIEIATLAPSAHNSQPWKFVVVREKNAELAEIAFGANKDQITEAPVTIALFTDTDLVQRARKIARTAGIKNMSEEKLQYYMQNLPTQYSHYTEQQKSDYLALNAGLVAMNLVLALTDQGIGSNVILGFDKSKVNQVLDIDERFRPELLITVGYTDDKLEPSYRLPVDEIIEKR, encoded by the coding sequence ATGAAATTTCTTGAATTAAATAAAAAGCGTCATGCAACGAAGCATTTCAGTGATAAAGCAGTTGATCCGAAAGATGTGCGGACGGCGATTGAAATTGCAACTTTAGCGCCAAGTGCTCACAATAGCCAGCCTTGGAAATTTGTAGTTGTGCGTGAGAAAAATGCAGAGTTGGCTGAGATTGCTTTCGGTGCAAACAAAGACCAAATCACAGAAGCACCTGTGACGATTGCTCTCTTTACAGATACAGACTTGGTGCAGCGCGCTCGTAAGATTGCTCGTACTGCTGGTATAAAAAATATGTCTGAAGAAAAATTGCAATATTACATGCAAAATCTTCCGACTCAGTACAGTCATTACACCGAACAGCAAAAGAGTGATTATTTAGCTCTCAATGCTGGATTGGTAGCTATGAATTTAGTGTTGGCTTTGACTGACCAAGGAATTGGTTCCAACGTTATCCTTGGATTTGATAAGTCGAAAGTCAATCAAGTGCTAGATATTGATGAACGCTTCCGTCCAGAACTTTTAATTACTGTTGGTTACACAGACGACAAACTGGAGCCAAGTTATCGTTTGCCAGTGGATGAGATTATTGAAAAACGTTGA
- a CDS encoding MarR family winged helix-turn-helix transcriptional regulator codes for MSKKVINGGFYIGKIHRLSNRLMNHILLERGIQAFNGEQGRILHALWKKDYQSQTELSEQTGLMLNTLTKMIDRMISMNLVERCSHEKDKRKKMICLTDYAKGLKKEYDAISDKIIEIFYSGFSDLEIDEFETYLERIVANLTKPRKDEA; via the coding sequence ATGAGTAAAAAAGTAATCAATGGTGGGTTTTACATCGGGAAAATTCATCGTTTGTCCAATCGACTGATGAATCACATTTTATTAGAACGAGGAATTCAAGCCTTTAATGGAGAGCAGGGACGTATTTTACATGCGCTTTGGAAAAAAGATTATCAGAGTCAAACGGAGCTGTCAGAGCAGACCGGCTTGATGCTGAACACACTTACTAAAATGATTGACAGAATGATTAGCATGAACCTTGTGGAGCGGTGCTCTCATGAAAAAGATAAGCGAAAAAAGATGATTTGCTTGACAGATTATGCCAAAGGATTGAAAAAGGAATATGATGCCATTTCGGATAAAATCATTGAAATCTTTTACAGCGGATTTTCTGACCTAGAAATTGATGAATTTGAGACTTATTTGGAGCGTATCGTGGCAAATTTAACCAAGCCAAGAAAGGATGAAGCATGA